One genomic window of Nitrospirota bacterium includes the following:
- a CDS encoding twin-arginine translocation signal domain-containing protein: protein MFLSRRQFLKVSAGTVAAAAIADKALALTALQPVIEVGNPLG, encoded by the coding sequence ATGTTCTTATCACGACGGCAATTCTTGAAAGTCTCGGCTGGCACGGTCGCGGCCGCGGCGATCGCCGACAAGGCCCTCGCCCTCACGGCCCTGCAGCCGGTCATCGAGGTGGGCAACCCCCTCGG
- a CDS encoding sigma-54 dependent transcriptional regulator → MSSLGIGSSSAIRTARASFTILLVEDDPSDTELLLHAIEQADLKAIEGELKLEVRATAEGALRLLSEQPVDLVLTDMVLPGESGLDLVSHIQEIDRNLPVLVVTRMSGIPTAVDAMRRGAYDYILKPVNPTDLGMRLHRAIRISEILRRHSAFERIVRQEMRSGGLVGASDAFQVVMRQIREAAQVRSTVLITGETGTGKGLIARAIHEQSRERDKPYQVIDCTTVPEGMVESELFGHVRGAFTGAVADKPGLIELADGGTVFLDEIGDLPLMLQTKLLRVLEDNEVRPVGGTRVKRVDMRFIAATNQDLEEKVRAGTFRKDLYYRLAVLAISVPPLRARTEDVPVIARHFVAQFGREMGKPRCYLDASAISELVAYSWPGNVRELRNVVERAVMLATEEAVSGHEIAALLPPVKQTGEATDGTAYATMPYMQAKKKALAEFTSAYLKTKLAMHGGHITKAAEDSGIPRQHFSLLMKQYLERGGSNTS, encoded by the coding sequence ATGAGCAGTCTGGGCATCGGGTCTTCATCGGCTATCCGCACGGCTCGGGCGTCCTTCACGATCCTCCTCGTCGAGGACGATCCGTCGGATACCGAACTGCTCCTGCATGCGATCGAGCAGGCGGACCTGAAGGCGATCGAGGGGGAGCTGAAGCTGGAGGTGCGGGCGACCGCCGAGGGCGCGTTGCGTCTCCTGAGCGAGCAGCCGGTGGATCTGGTCCTCACCGACATGGTTCTCCCGGGGGAAAGCGGCTTGGATCTCGTCAGCCACATCCAGGAGATTGATCGGAACCTGCCGGTCCTCGTCGTTACGCGCATGAGCGGGATCCCCACCGCGGTGGACGCCATGCGCCGCGGCGCCTACGACTACATCCTCAAGCCGGTCAATCCGACCGATCTGGGCATGAGGCTGCACCGGGCCATCAGGATCTCGGAAATTCTCCGGCGCCATTCGGCCTTCGAGCGCATCGTCCGCCAGGAGATGCGCTCGGGCGGGCTGGTGGGAGCCAGCGACGCGTTTCAGGTCGTGATGCGTCAGATCCGCGAGGCGGCGCAGGTGCGCTCCACGGTCCTGATTACGGGGGAGACCGGAACCGGCAAGGGGCTGATCGCCCGGGCGATTCACGAACAGAGCCGTGAGCGGGACAAGCCGTATCAGGTGATCGATTGCACGACGGTGCCCGAAGGGATGGTGGAGAGCGAGTTGTTCGGGCACGTGCGCGGCGCGTTCACCGGCGCGGTCGCGGACAAGCCCGGCTTGATCGAGCTCGCAGACGGCGGCACCGTGTTCCTGGACGAAATCGGCGATCTGCCCTTGATGCTGCAGACCAAGCTGCTGCGGGTCTTGGAGGACAACGAAGTCCGCCCGGTCGGCGGCACGCGCGTGAAGCGGGTGGACATGCGGTTCATTGCGGCCACCAATCAGGATCTGGAGGAGAAAGTTCGCGCCGGCACGTTCCGGAAAGACCTCTATTACCGCCTCGCGGTCCTGGCCATTTCGGTCCCGCCCCTGCGTGCGAGGACCGAGGACGTTCCGGTCATTGCCCGTCACTTCGTAGCGCAGTTCGGCCGCGAGATGGGCAAGCCGCGCTGCTACCTGGATGCGTCGGCGATCAGCGAGCTCGTGGCCTATTCGTGGCCGGGCAACGTCCGGGAGCTGCGGAACGTCGTCGAACGGGCGGTCATGCTGGCGACCGAGGAGGCCGTGAGCGGCCATGAGATCGCCGCCCTGTTGCCCCCCGTCAAACAGACCGGCGAAGCGACGGACGGCACGGCCTACGCCACGATGCCGTACATGCAGGCCAAGAAGAAAGCGTTGGCGGAGTTCACCAGCGCGTACCTGAAGACCAAGCTCGCGATGCACGGAGGGCATATCACCAAGGCGGCGGAGGACAGCGGCATTCCCCGCCAGCACTTCTCCCTCCTGATGAAGCAGTATTTGGAGCGGGGCGGATCGAACACCTCCTAA
- a CDS encoding ATP-binding protein codes for MSGIGEWIGPGWWSRLRVQQKVWTILLMVFVPLAAALIVQVTLVNQLLAVQEQYRQTVLAHDRIHVLRRLVVTIEDGFRGYLLTRQERFLTPMEEAESRLAATEGDTMIPLAEAPGLAAEAQAASRRLAALLESKHDLIRRFKAGREEEVLQYVRSGQGLALSDALRDEFRAIEDRLDGELKRFEVRQAELAQRAFRGLLAAVAGGLLVGFLGARLLTRSITGPLGVLRESVTALGGQAERSEAAPIAIRSSDEIGQLARAFEEMAGRIRQSLKELEAINAIGHEINMIGPDGLEGVLWRITQRAAELLRADVCLVMLHSEKMGCWIIEAASGDWNERLRKSVMLWEEFPISVEAFETRRPAFGEDLRSDMRPEVVRRNLIGQSMLSVPLLSRGEPFGVLVLLQNRPVRREEWNLRLAKGFADEAAVAIANAHLYEAAQQKEKGLEQRLRQLEHLAETLAHDLKGPGERMEGLASVLLAEYGGKLDERATKWLRLIEQNGRQLIERVENILEVARIGGHREAVQAVDPALALDEVLKSRAGDLDGRRVQVHYENGLPMVACHRAYLRQVLDNLISNSVKFCGDRPDSEIRITAERQGDRVRFSVSDNGVGIPPKDRERVFEPFVRLNPAMAQGSGIGLAIVKRIVELYGGRVWVESNEPAGSTFRFTLPVLADFSLGTSPAGETGTVPGAIRPAVAADKAK; via the coding sequence ATGAGCGGGATCGGCGAATGGATCGGCCCGGGCTGGTGGAGCCGGCTGCGCGTGCAGCAGAAGGTGTGGACCATCCTCTTGATGGTGTTCGTCCCGCTGGCGGCTGCCTTGATCGTCCAGGTTACGCTGGTCAACCAGCTCCTGGCCGTCCAGGAGCAGTACCGCCAGACGGTCCTCGCCCACGACCGGATCCACGTGCTCCGCCGCCTCGTCGTCACGATCGAGGACGGGTTTCGCGGGTATTTGCTGACCCGGCAGGAACGGTTCCTGACGCCGATGGAGGAGGCCGAATCGAGGCTCGCCGCGACAGAAGGCGACACCATGATTCCGCTGGCGGAGGCGCCGGGGCTGGCGGCCGAGGCTCAGGCGGCGAGCCGGAGGCTGGCCGCCCTGCTGGAGTCGAAACACGACCTCATCAGACGGTTCAAGGCGGGCCGCGAGGAGGAGGTCCTGCAATACGTCCGGTCGGGGCAGGGATTGGCGCTCTCCGACGCCCTGCGCGACGAGTTCCGAGCCATCGAGGATCGGCTGGACGGAGAACTCAAGAGGTTCGAAGTCCGGCAGGCGGAACTGGCCCAGCGCGCTTTCAGGGGCCTGCTGGCGGCGGTCGCCGGCGGGCTGCTGGTGGGCTTCCTGGGCGCTCGGCTGCTCACGCGGTCCATCACCGGGCCGCTGGGGGTGTTGCGGGAATCGGTCACGGCCTTGGGCGGCCAGGCGGAGCGGAGCGAGGCGGCCCCGATCGCGATCCGTTCGTCCGATGAGATCGGGCAGTTGGCCCGGGCCTTCGAGGAGATGGCCGGCCGCATCCGGCAGTCCCTCAAGGAACTGGAGGCCATCAACGCGATCGGGCACGAGATCAACATGATCGGCCCGGACGGGCTGGAGGGGGTGCTCTGGCGCATTACCCAGCGGGCCGCCGAGCTGCTTCGGGCGGACGTCTGCCTCGTCATGCTGCATAGCGAGAAGATGGGGTGCTGGATCATCGAGGCGGCATCGGGTGACTGGAACGAGCGGCTCCGCAAGTCGGTCATGTTGTGGGAAGAGTTCCCGATCTCGGTAGAGGCGTTCGAGACCAGGCGGCCGGCCTTCGGCGAAGACCTGCGGAGCGACATGCGGCCGGAGGTGGTCCGGCGCAACCTGATCGGGCAGAGCATGCTCTCGGTCCCGCTCCTGTCGCGGGGCGAGCCGTTCGGCGTGCTGGTGCTGCTGCAAAATCGTCCGGTGCGTCGGGAGGAGTGGAACCTGCGACTGGCCAAGGGCTTCGCGGACGAGGCGGCCGTGGCGATCGCCAACGCCCACCTCTACGAAGCCGCGCAGCAGAAGGAAAAGGGGCTGGAACAGCGCCTCCGGCAACTGGAGCATCTGGCCGAAACCCTCGCGCACGACCTCAAGGGGCCGGGGGAGCGGATGGAAGGGCTGGCCTCCGTCCTGCTGGCGGAGTACGGCGGCAAGCTGGACGAGCGGGCGACCAAGTGGCTGCGGCTGATCGAGCAAAACGGCAGGCAGCTGATCGAGCGGGTCGAGAACATCCTGGAGGTGGCCAGGATCGGCGGGCACCGGGAGGCGGTGCAGGCCGTTGATCCCGCGTTGGCGCTGGACGAGGTGCTGAAGTCCAGGGCCGGCGATCTCGATGGGCGGCGGGTGCAGGTCCACTATGAGAACGGCTTGCCGATGGTGGCCTGCCATCGCGCCTACCTGCGGCAGGTGCTCGACAACCTGATCTCGAACTCGGTCAAGTTCTGCGGGGACCGGCCGGATTCCGAGATTCGGATCACGGCCGAGCGCCAAGGGGACCGGGTGCGGTTTTCGGTCAGCGACAACGGGGTCGGCATTCCGCCCAAGGACCGGGAACGGGTCTTCGAGCCGTTCGTCCGGCTCAACCCCGCGATGGCTCAGGGCAGCGGGATCGGGTTGGCCATCGTCAAGCGGATCGTCGAGCTTTACGGAGGGCGAGTCTGGGTCGAATCGAACGAGCCGGCCGGCAGCACGTTCCGGTTCACGCTGCCGGTGCTGGCCGATTTCAGCCTCGGGACTTCCCCGGCGGGAGAGACCGGGACCGTTCCGGGCGCGATCCGGCCGGCGGTCGCGGCGGATAAGGCGAAATGA
- a CDS encoding APC family permease, producing the protein MILKRWLVGLPLKTTQAHHERLSKRLALAVFASDPLSSVAYATEEILLILVLAGAAVVSWSIPLSLAIVLLLAIVTMSYRQIIFEYPEGGGAYVVAKSNLGELPGLTAAAALMIDYVLTVAVSIAAGVAAITSALPSLFPHREALCLLAVLLVLVINLRGVRESGKIFAAPTYLFIGTIFVMLAAGFWQVLAGPPSRVDPPAAPSGHEVEGLTLFLLLRAFASGCTALTGVETISNGVSAFKRPESKNAALTMVGMAAILGTMFLGISLLAYSYGILPRTDETVVSQIARLTFGEGPLYYLVQASTMLILILAANGAFAGFPRLASILARDGYMPHQMAILGDRLVFSNGIIILGLFSCVLIVLFHGDTHALIPLYAVGVFLSFTLSQAGMVHRWLAKRGPHWRKKLAINGVGAVATAVATTIIASTKFLHGAWIVVALLPAIIFWFRSIRAHYKAVEEQVSLTRDLRPPPPRRNTVIIPIGGVNRAVVRAVDYARGRASDIRAVLVDVDKEETARTQIQWAQWGCGVHLVVLPSPYRSVLGSLLDYIEELLAKDPDGWVTVVIPEILPARWWQSILHNQRALMLKAALLFKERVILTDVPFHLER; encoded by the coding sequence ATGATTCTGAAGCGTTGGCTGGTCGGGCTTCCCCTCAAGACCACGCAGGCGCACCACGAACGGCTCTCCAAGCGTCTCGCCCTGGCGGTCTTCGCCTCCGACCCCCTCTCTTCCGTCGCCTACGCCACCGAGGAAATCCTCCTGATCCTGGTCCTGGCCGGGGCCGCGGTCGTGTCGTGGTCCATCCCGCTCAGCCTCGCGATCGTTCTGCTCCTCGCCATCGTCACGATGTCGTACCGGCAGATCATCTTCGAATATCCCGAAGGCGGGGGGGCCTACGTCGTGGCCAAATCCAACCTGGGCGAGCTGCCCGGGCTGACCGCGGCCGCGGCGCTGATGATTGACTACGTGTTGACGGTCGCGGTCAGCATCGCCGCCGGCGTCGCCGCGATCACGTCCGCCCTCCCTTCGCTATTCCCGCATCGCGAGGCCCTCTGCCTGCTGGCCGTCCTGCTCGTGCTCGTCATCAACCTGCGCGGCGTCCGGGAGTCGGGGAAGATTTTCGCGGCCCCTACGTACCTGTTCATCGGGACCATTTTCGTGATGCTGGCCGCAGGATTCTGGCAGGTCCTCGCGGGACCGCCCTCCCGCGTCGATCCGCCCGCGGCGCCTTCCGGCCACGAGGTCGAGGGGCTGACGCTGTTTCTGCTCCTCCGGGCCTTCGCTTCCGGTTGCACCGCCCTCACCGGGGTCGAGACGATCTCCAACGGCGTCTCGGCCTTCAAGCGTCCGGAGTCGAAGAACGCCGCGCTGACGATGGTCGGGATGGCGGCGATCCTGGGGACCATGTTCCTGGGGATCAGCCTGCTGGCCTACTCTTACGGCATCCTGCCCAGGACCGACGAGACCGTCGTCTCCCAGATCGCCCGCCTGACGTTCGGCGAAGGGCCTCTGTACTACCTCGTGCAGGCCTCGACGATGCTGATCCTGATCCTGGCGGCGAACGGGGCCTTTGCGGGGTTCCCGCGGCTCGCCTCGATCCTGGCGCGGGACGGGTACATGCCGCACCAGATGGCGATCCTCGGCGACCGGCTCGTCTTTTCCAACGGCATCATCATCCTGGGCCTGTTCTCCTGCGTCCTCATCGTGCTGTTCCATGGCGACACCCACGCCCTCATCCCGCTCTACGCCGTCGGCGTGTTCCTTTCCTTCACCCTGTCCCAGGCCGGCATGGTCCATCGCTGGCTGGCCAAGCGGGGACCCCATTGGCGGAAAAAGCTCGCGATCAACGGCGTCGGGGCGGTCGCCACCGCCGTCGCGACCACGATCATCGCCAGCACCAAGTTCCTGCACGGAGCCTGGATCGTCGTGGCGCTTCTGCCGGCGATCATCTTCTGGTTCAGGTCCATCCGCGCCCATTACAAGGCGGTGGAAGAGCAGGTGTCCCTCACGCGCGACCTCCGGCCGCCGCCGCCCCGGCGCAACACCGTCATCATCCCGATCGGCGGCGTCAACCGGGCCGTGGTCCGGGCGGTGGACTATGCGCGCGGCCGCGCCTCGGACATCCGGGCGGTGCTCGTGGACGTGGACAAAGAGGAGACGGCGCGCACCCAGATCCAGTGGGCGCAATGGGGCTGCGGCGTGCACCTGGTCGTGCTGCCCTCCCCCTACCGGTCCGTGCTCGGCTCGCTGCTGGATTACATCGAGGAGCTGCTCGCCAAGGACCCGGACGGCTGGGTCACCGTGGTCATTCCGGAAATCCTGCCGGCCCGGTGGTGGCAGAGCATCCTGCACAACCAGCGCGCCCTCATGCTCAAGGCCGCGCTGCTCTTCAAGGAACGGGTCATCCTGACCGACGTCCCGTTCCACTTAGAGAGGTAA
- a CDS encoding PKD domain-containing protein → MAACVVFSAPSAFAFKILEPAEKAVLKAGQPVTVNVDVGRDPGIVSVKYFWYHEMDETLVEQEEAKGTGQAKEGKLAAEKYWQKDFVYGSNVVAIASLVATADGKPPFGGPLMVPKPAIGTVRLLAVAEISRGRLGTRTVFDEVLVKVDPGADLTAIEFETEKPLRLGRAGQASAYGQVDSLGKTFELPVVGVFADGVERPISPPSTGTAYQSSNDKVIRVLPEGLLQIAGNGRTTLTVTNRGKQASLDVIVEVNDEPNEPPTADAGPSRTVKAGTKVKLSGLKSRDPEGEALYYSWSQVRGSKVALLDVNMPEASFLAPQVSEKRLYRFKLRVTDKKGADSPPAYVDVTVEP, encoded by the coding sequence GTGGCCGCGTGCGTTGTGTTCTCGGCACCCTCGGCGTTCGCGTTCAAGATCCTGGAGCCGGCGGAGAAGGCCGTCCTGAAGGCGGGACAGCCGGTCACCGTCAACGTGGACGTCGGCCGGGACCCCGGCATCGTGAGCGTCAAGTATTTCTGGTATCACGAGATGGACGAGACGCTCGTCGAGCAGGAGGAGGCCAAGGGCACCGGCCAGGCCAAGGAGGGCAAGCTGGCCGCCGAGAAATACTGGCAGAAGGACTTCGTGTACGGCAGCAACGTGGTCGCGATCGCCTCGCTCGTCGCCACCGCGGACGGCAAGCCTCCCTTCGGCGGCCCGCTCATGGTCCCGAAGCCGGCGATCGGGACGGTGCGGCTGCTGGCCGTCGCGGAGATCTCGCGCGGGCGGCTCGGCACGCGCACGGTGTTCGACGAGGTGCTCGTCAAGGTGGATCCCGGAGCGGATCTGACGGCCATCGAGTTCGAGACCGAAAAGCCGTTGCGGCTGGGACGGGCCGGACAGGCCTCCGCCTACGGCCAGGTGGATTCGCTCGGCAAGACGTTCGAGCTGCCGGTCGTGGGCGTCTTTGCCGACGGAGTCGAGCGGCCCATCAGCCCCCCCTCCACCGGCACGGCCTACCAGTCCTCGAACGACAAGGTCATCAGGGTGCTGCCGGAGGGCCTGCTCCAGATCGCGGGAAACGGCAGGACGACGCTCACCGTCACCAACCGCGGCAAGCAGGCCTCGTTGGACGTGATCGTGGAGGTCAACGACGAGCCGAACGAGCCGCCGACCGCGGACGCCGGCCCCAGCCGGACGGTCAAGGCCGGCACCAAGGTCAAGCTCAGCGGCCTCAAGAGCCGGGACCCGGAGGGCGAAGCCCTCTACTACTCCTGGAGCCAGGTGCGCGGGAGCAAGGTGGCGCTGCTGGACGTGAACATGCCCGAGGCCTCGTTCCTCGCCCCCCAGGTCTCCGAGAAGCGGCTTTACCGGTTCAAGCTGCGCGTGACCGACAAGAAGGGGGCGGACAGTCCGCCCGCCTATGTGGACGTGACCGTGGAACCGTAG
- a CDS encoding AAA family ATPase, translating into MEKKSHFLFGPRQTGKSFLIARNLKDVRVYDLLDSSIFLALSRAPGRLAEEITAKEQIVVIDEVQRLPGLLNEVHRLIEQRGIRFLLTGSSARKLRGGGVNLLGGRARTKYLHPLTCRELGDRFDLQRAIARGLLPSIYFSDDPRADLEAYAGAYLQQEIVAEGATRNVPAFSRFLKVAALCNGTIVNFTKVSNDAQVPRTTVYEYFEILKDTLVLHELPAWRKSKKRKPLASSKYYFFDVGVVATLQGREFRRGTPEFGEALETCIMHEIRSYSDYVSGESLAYWRSTSGFEVDFILGDHTAVEVKAKDNVGPQDFKSLRALAEEQRLKRYLCVSLEPRAREVSGVTVLPYQEFLGALWDGEYR; encoded by the coding sequence TTGGAGAAGAAATCCCACTTCCTCTTCGGCCCCCGCCAGACCGGAAAGAGCTTCCTGATTGCACGCAATCTGAAGGACGTGCGCGTGTACGATCTGCTCGACTCGTCAATCTTCCTGGCGTTAAGCCGCGCGCCGGGACGACTAGCGGAGGAAATAACCGCGAAGGAGCAGATCGTCGTCATCGACGAGGTTCAGCGATTGCCCGGCCTGCTGAACGAGGTACATCGCCTCATCGAGCAGCGAGGGATTCGGTTCCTCCTCACCGGCTCAAGCGCCAGGAAGCTGCGCGGGGGGGGCGTCAATCTGCTGGGGGGGCGGGCACGGACGAAATACTTGCATCCCTTGACCTGCCGAGAGTTGGGTGATCGCTTTGACCTGCAGCGCGCAATCGCCAGAGGGTTGCTCCCGTCCATCTACTTTTCGGACGATCCCCGCGCGGACCTCGAGGCTTACGCGGGGGCCTATCTCCAGCAGGAAATCGTGGCGGAGGGTGCGACCCGTAACGTGCCGGCATTTAGCCGCTTCCTCAAGGTGGCGGCGCTCTGTAACGGGACGATCGTCAACTTTACCAAGGTGTCGAATGATGCGCAGGTTCCGCGTACGACCGTATATGAATATTTCGAGATATTGAAAGATACTCTAGTGTTGCATGAGTTGCCGGCTTGGAGGAAGTCGAAGAAGCGCAAGCCGCTGGCCTCCTCGAAGTACTACTTTTTCGACGTGGGAGTTGTGGCGACGCTCCAGGGACGTGAGTTCCGCCGCGGGACGCCGGAATTCGGCGAGGCGCTGGAAACCTGTATCATGCACGAGATCAGGAGCTATAGCGATTACGTTTCCGGAGAATCGCTGGCCTATTGGCGGTCCACGTCCGGGTTCGAGGTGGACTTCATCCTGGGTGATCACACGGCGGTGGAGGTCAAGGCCAAGGACAATGTGGGACCCCAGGACTTCAAATCGTTGCGGGCACTGGCTGAAGAACAGAGGCTCAAGCGCTACCTCTGCGTCAGTCTGGAGCCGCGGGCGCGAGAAGTCTCAGGGGTGACTGTGCTCCCGTACCAGGAGTTCCTGGGCGCACTGTGGGACGGCGAGTATCGCTAG
- a CDS encoding STAS domain-containing protein gives MEMTGQKKGPVMLLALKGRLDASSAPGLEEKLLALIEGGETKFVFNFLQLDYISSAGLRVLLMAAKRLKAANGRIVLTSLKDQIREVFEIAGFSAIFPMYEVEDDALRSFQ, from the coding sequence ATGGAAATGACGGGACAAAAAAAAGGCCCGGTCATGCTGCTGGCGCTCAAGGGCCGGCTGGACGCGAGCAGCGCGCCCGGGCTGGAGGAAAAGCTGCTGGCCCTGATCGAGGGGGGGGAGACCAAGTTCGTCTTCAACTTCCTGCAATTGGACTACATCAGCAGCGCCGGCCTGCGGGTGCTGCTCATGGCGGCCAAGCGGCTCAAGGCCGCGAACGGCCGGATCGTGCTGACCTCGCTCAAGGACCAGATCCGCGAGGTGTTCGAGATCGCCGGCTTCTCCGCCATCTTCCCGATGTACGAGGTGGAAGACGACGCGCTCCGAAGCTTTCAATGA
- a CDS encoding ATP-binding protein, translating to MTEAVVVTLHNRLSELERLSEAVTSFGEGHRLPEKTLYALNLALDEIVTNIISYGYDDQADHQINLRLSIGDGEVTAEVEDDGKPFNPLEAPEPDVTKPIEERQVGGLGIHLTRKLMDRLAYERRQGKNRLLLWKRVTE from the coding sequence ATGACCGAGGCCGTGGTGGTCACGCTGCACAACCGGCTCTCGGAGCTGGAGCGCTTGAGCGAGGCGGTCACCTCGTTCGGGGAGGGCCACCGTCTGCCGGAGAAGACCCTCTACGCGCTCAACCTGGCCCTGGACGAGATCGTCACGAACATCATCTCCTACGGGTACGACGACCAGGCCGACCATCAGATCAACCTGCGCCTGTCGATCGGCGACGGGGAAGTGACGGCGGAGGTCGAGGACGACGGGAAGCCGTTTAACCCGCTGGAGGCGCCGGAGCCGGACGTGACCAAGCCGATCGAGGAGCGGCAGGTGGGCGGCCTGGGCATCCACCTGACCCGCAAGCTGATGGACCGGCTGGCGTACGAGCGGCGGCAGGGGAAGAACCGCCTCCTGCTGTGGAAACGGGTGACGGAATGA
- a CDS encoding SpoIIE family protein phosphatase: MTSGTSGKRSLLHRVWARQDWKVGTKLIVLTVPLIALLSMVAAVVEHARITADLREKLSTRAKSITRQIMADRQYYASVIVPRAKEMGATFGPDYKEAHGRFPLPATFVREVSEQTAKARNGFTANLISPWAINKEKGVRDQFQQDGFAYLLQHPDQPFIRSDTVEGRAVLRVLSADLASAQSCVTCHNGHPDSPKHDFKLNDVMGGLEITMPMDKYLEESDLDLMLTLAGGGVMCALVFAIVAVGSRRTVTQPLRALEGKMQAFVGERPYLSGRAAGHRSGDEVVHITEAFEQMKAVIESQQQELRNANQLLEQRVVERTEQLRQTMEEKERIGSELRIASDIQRSILPRTFPPFPDREDFGLYAETIPAREMGGDFYDFFLIDEDRLGLVIADVSGKGVPAAIFMAVSRTMLKATAMQGVDPGECLRKVNNLLCPDNDSAMFVTVFYGILNTRTGELEYANAGHNVPYVLSGLGSVALLENPGGMALGVFPDNDYPVRRVRMRGSEGLLLYTDGVTEAMDGNGNLFTDARLKQLLLRIQGGTPREIVEDVIAEVRSHAAGELQADDITLLALRYLRG; the protein is encoded by the coding sequence ATGACGTCGGGAACTTCCGGCAAACGGTCGCTCCTGCACCGGGTCTGGGCCAGGCAGGACTGGAAGGTCGGAACCAAGCTGATCGTCCTGACCGTGCCGCTCATCGCCCTCCTTTCGATGGTCGCGGCGGTCGTGGAGCACGCCCGGATCACGGCCGACCTCAGGGAGAAGCTCTCGACTAGGGCCAAGAGCATCACCCGCCAGATCATGGCCGACCGGCAGTACTATGCCTCGGTCATCGTCCCGCGCGCGAAGGAGATGGGCGCGACGTTCGGACCGGACTACAAGGAGGCGCACGGGCGCTTCCCGCTGCCCGCGACCTTCGTGCGGGAGGTGTCGGAGCAGACGGCCAAGGCCCGCAACGGGTTCACGGCGAACCTCATCAGCCCCTGGGCCATCAACAAGGAGAAGGGCGTCAGGGACCAGTTCCAGCAGGACGGGTTCGCGTACCTGCTCCAGCATCCGGATCAGCCGTTCATCCGCTCCGACACGGTCGAGGGGCGCGCCGTCCTCCGCGTCCTCAGCGCCGACCTGGCCTCCGCCCAGTCCTGCGTGACCTGTCACAACGGGCACCCGGACAGTCCCAAGCACGATTTCAAGCTCAACGACGTGATGGGCGGGCTGGAGATCACCATGCCCATGGACAAATACCTGGAGGAGAGCGACCTCGACCTCATGCTCACGCTGGCCGGCGGGGGCGTCATGTGCGCGCTGGTCTTCGCGATCGTGGCGGTCGGGAGCCGGCGGACGGTGACCCAGCCGCTCCGGGCCCTCGAAGGGAAGATGCAGGCGTTCGTGGGCGAACGGCCCTACCTGTCCGGCCGGGCCGCGGGTCACCGCTCCGGAGACGAAGTGGTCCACATCACGGAAGCCTTCGAGCAGATGAAGGCCGTCATCGAGTCCCAGCAGCAGGAACTCCGGAACGCCAACCAGCTCCTGGAACAGCGGGTCGTGGAGCGGACCGAGCAGCTTCGCCAGACCATGGAGGAGAAGGAGCGGATCGGAAGCGAGCTGCGGATCGCCAGCGACATCCAGCGCTCCATCCTGCCCCGGACCTTCCCGCCGTTCCCGGACCGGGAGGACTTCGGGCTCTACGCCGAGACGATCCCGGCCCGCGAGATGGGGGGCGATTTCTACGACTTCTTCCTGATTGACGAGGACCGGCTGGGGCTGGTGATCGCCGACGTGTCCGGCAAGGGCGTCCCGGCCGCGATCTTCATGGCCGTGAGCCGCACGATGCTCAAGGCGACGGCCATGCAGGGGGTGGATCCCGGCGAATGTCTGCGGAAGGTCAACAACCTCCTCTGTCCGGACAACGATTCGGCCATGTTCGTGACCGTGTTCTACGGCATCCTCAATACGAGGACCGGGGAGCTGGAGTACGCCAACGCCGGCCACAACGTCCCCTACGTCCTGTCCGGCCTCGGGAGCGTGGCGCTGCTGGAGAATCCGGGCGGCATGGCGCTGGGCGTGTTCCCGGACAACGACTATCCGGTCCGGCGGGTGCGCATGAGGGGGAGCGAGGGGCTGTTGTTGTACACGGACGGGGTCACCGAGGCCATGGACGGCAACGGAAATCTGTTCACGGATGCACGCCTGAAGCAGCTCTTGCTCAGGATTCAGGGCGGCACGCCGCGGGAGATCGTCGAGGACGTGATCGCGGAGGTGCGGAGCCACGCGGCGGGCGAGCTTCAGGCGGACGACATCACGCTCCTGGCCTTACGGTACTTGCGCGGGTGA